The genome window GCCACGCCGCTGCTGAAGGTCGTCGAGGCGGGGGCGCCGTGGTTTCCGCTCTCGGTCTTCGGGGTCATCACCATGTGCGCCGTGGCGAACTCGGCGCTGATCAACATGCTCATGGCTTCCCGCCTGCTCTATGGCATGGCGGAGGAGAATGTTCTACCCTCCGTGCTGGGCCGCGTGCTGCCCAACCGGCGCACGCCCTGGATCGCCATTCTCTTCACCACCGCCCTGGCCTCCGGGCTCATCGTCTTCGTCGGCGCCGTCCCCGAGCTCGGCGGCACCACCGCGCTGCTGCTGCTCGCGGTCTTCGCCGTGGTCAACGTGGCGGTGCTGGTGCTGCGCTCCGACGAGGTCGACCACGATCATTTCACCGCGCCCCTCGGCCTGCCCTGGCTCGGCGCCGCGAGTTGCGCCTTCTTCGTGGGGCCGTGGACGGGGCGCGACCCGGTGCAATACCTGATCGCGGGCATCCTGCTGGGCATCGGCGTGGTGCTCTGGGCGGGCACGGTCGCCTGGATGAAGTCGAAGGGCCAGGAGCCCGGCGGGGACGATGCCGACATGAACGAGCTGGCACAATGACGGAGCCGTGTCCTTGATCTTTGCCGGAAGGGCATCCGCAGGCAGGGCGCTGACGGTCGTCGGCGTCGCTCTGCTGTCGGGCTGCGAAGGGCGGCAATCGGTGCTGGATCCGTCGGGCACCGATGCCCTGGCGCTCTACGATCTTGCTGTGGTGCTCTTTATCGGTGCCGTGGTGCTCTGGCTGCTCGTCGCCGCCCTCTTCATCTATGTCACGAGGATCAATCCGCGCGCCATGTCGCGGCGGATGGGCGAGACCCTGATCGTGGGAGGCGGCGTGCTCTTTCCGGTGTTGCTGCTGGGTGGGCTGCTGATCTATTCACTGCCGCTGATGAGCCCGCAGCGAGAGGGCGAGGCCGGGCTGGAGGTGCGGATCACTGCCGAGCAGTGGTGGTGGCGGGTGGACTACCTGCTGGAGGACGGAAGCACCGTGACCTCGGCCAACGAGCTGCGCTTGCCGGTCGGCCGCCGCACCGGGTTGCGGCTGAACGCGCACAACGTGATCCACTCCTTCTGGGTGCCCGCGCTCGGCGGCAAGACAGACATGAT of Oceanicola sp. 502str15 contains these proteins:
- a CDS encoding cytochrome c oxidase subunit II, whose product is MIFAGRASAGRALTVVGVALLSGCEGRQSVLDPSGTDALALYDLAVVLFIGAVVLWLLVAALFIYVTRINPRAMSRRMGETLIVGGGVLFPVLLLGGLLIYSLPLMSPQREGEAGLEVRITAEQWWWRVDYLLEDGSTVTSANELRLPVGRRTGLRLNAHNVIHSFWVPALGGKTDMIPGRETFTSLRPEKPGTFRGQCAEFCGASHALMAFEVVAMDPAAFAAWLRAEAADASAPSGLEARRGAEVFAREGCGACHMIRGTDAIGQVGPDLTHVGSRVSLGAGILGATAEDFTRWLGHTESLKPEVRMPTYDFLPPEDIAALAAYLEGLE